A portion of the Salvelinus fontinalis isolate EN_2023a chromosome 32, ASM2944872v1, whole genome shotgun sequence genome contains these proteins:
- the LOC129830834 gene encoding N-acetylneuraminate 9-O-acetyltransferase-like, whose amino-acid sequence MPHTTVPDSGCVDARVYSAPDHPAVSYLSTCCHGGAKMAVLAYSLGKREINQYFCIKNAKLLSLAAVILLTVFHTVSRYYGGGDTCEWLLSSGRFLGENVWQPYGCMMHKYKSIEAKTCLAEKRVAFIGDSRIRQLFYSYIQIIDPTQRENGRKHENIPFEDRSSSVNVDFLWYPEVNNSLKERLMSWTEDPSVKPDVVIIGAATWSIKLRSGSSEALQQYRANLTAISSPLEQLAEDGEVYWVLQDPVHEEVLSDNRKMITNEQLELYNEAALGTLNSNKKNAKARVRFLGASRQAAVETIAQSADGLHLPENTRNVGAMILMNAVCNKVLRPIDGSCCQSLPAPNLLQKLTGCVFLGSALVFLVLHALGHNRHWKSRPTPPDVESGEEKKPATAAPPLSHKAPFQAMCKMGLIMAYFYLCDRADIFMKEQKFYTHTTFFIPLIYMFVLGIFYSENSKETKLLNREQTDEWKGWMQLVILIYHISGASAFIPVYMHVRVLVAAYLFQTGYGHFSFFWLKGDFGLYRVCQVLFRLNFLVIVLCLVMDRPYQFYYFVPLVTFWFVIIYATMAMWPQILQKKANGSGMWHIGILVKLLGLLLFICFFAYSQGLFENIFSVWPVSKLFELNGSIHEWWFRWKLDRFAIIHGMLFACVYLVLQKCQVLSEGKGEPLFSIRISNILLLISVVSFMTYSIWASSCKNKTECNEMHPYISGLQILAFILIRNIPGYARSLYSSFFAWFGKISLELFICQYHIWLAADTKGILVLIPGNPSLNIILSTFIFVCVAHEISLITNDLAQVAIPKDGGALLKRLLVAGVFTLGLLLMSKSAEGNQGEGH is encoded by the exons ATGCCCCACACAACAGTGCCAGACAGCGGATGCGTGGACGCGCGGGTGTACTCAGCCCCCGACCACCCCGCTGTATCCTATTTGTCTacttgttgtcatggaggagccAAGATGGCGGTCCTGGCCTATAGCCTAGGCAAACGGGAAATAAATCAGTATTTTTGCATTAAAAATGCTAAATTATTATCTCTCGCTGCCGTCATTCTACTCACCGTGTTTCACACAGTTTCTCGGTATTATGGAG GCGGAGATACATGTGAGTGGTTGCTGTCCAGTGGTCGGTTCTTAGGAGAAAACGTATGGCAGCCCTATGGCTGTATGATGCACAAATATAAAAGCAT tgaagcaaaGACTTGCCTTGCTGAGAAAAGGGTGGCCTTCATTGGCGATTCCAGAATACGGCAGCTATTCTATTCATACATACAAATAATCGATCCTACACAAAGAGAGAATGGAAGAAAG CACGAGAACATTCCCTTTGAAGATAGGAGCTCTTCAGTCAATGTG GACTTCCTGTGGTATCCGGAGGTGAATAACTCTCTGAAGGAGCGCTTGATGTCATGGACAGAG GATCCTTCTGTAAAACCAGATGTCGTCATCATCGGAGCTGCCACT TGGTCCATCAAGTTGCGTAGTGGCAGCAGCGAGGCGCTGCAGCAGTACAGGGCCAACCTCACAGCCATCTCCTCGCCTCTGGAACAGCTGGCTGAGGATGGGGAGGTCTACTGGGTTTTACAGG aCCCTGTCCATGAGGAAGTTCTGAGTGATAACAGGAAGATGATTACTAACGAGCAGTTGGAGCTGTACAACGAGGCGGCGCTCGGCACTCTGAACAGCAACAAGAAGAACGCCAAGGCCAGAGTCAGGTTCTTGGGTGCCTCGCGCCAGGCTGCCGTGGAAACCATTGCCCAATCAGCTGATGGCCTGCACCTGCCCGAGAACACCCGGAACGTG GGTGCCATGATCCTGATGAATGCTGTGTGTAACAAGGTCCTTCGGCCCATCGACGGCTCCTGCTGCCAATCCCTGCCGGCCCCCAACCTCCTCCAGAAACTGACAGGCTGTGTCTTCCTGGGCTCAGCACTGGTATTCCTGGTGCTTCATGCTCTGGGCCACAACAG GCACTGGAAGTCCCGGCCCACTCCCCCCGACGTGGAGAGTGGCGAGGAGAAGAAGCCGGCCACGGCGGCGCCGCCTCTCAGCCACAAGGCTCCGTTCCAGGCCATGTGTAAGATGGGCCTCATCATGGCTTACTTCTACCTGTGTGACCGGGCCGACATCTTCATGAAGGAGCAGAAGTTCTACACCCACACCACCTTCTTCATCCCCCTCATCTATATGTTTGTCCTGGGGATCTTCTACAGCGAGAACAGCAAGGAG ACCAAGCTGCTGAACAGAGAGCAGACCGACGAGTGGAAGGGCTGGATGCAGCTAGTCATCCTCATCTACCACATATCTGGAGCCAGCGCC TTCATCCCTGTGTACATGCATGTTCGGGTCCTGGTGGCGGCATACCTCTTCCAGACAGGATATGGACACTTCTCCTTCTTCTGGCTCAAAGGGGACTTTGGACTCTACAGAGTGTGCCAG gtCCTATTCCGTCTCAACTTCCTGGTCATAGTTTTGTGTCTGGTGATGGATCGGCCGTACCAGTTCTACTACTTTGTGCCTCTGGTCACTTTCTGGTTCGTCATAATCTACGCCACCATGGCCATGTGGCCCCAGATACTGCAGAAGAAAGCCAACG GTAGTGGGATGTGGCACATTGGAATTCTAGTGAAGCTGCTTGGGCTGCTCCTGTTCATCTGTTTCTTTGCATATTCACAG GGGTTGTTTGAGAACATTTTCTCAGTCTGGCCCGTCTCCAAGCTCTTTGAGCTGAACGGAAGCATTCACGAGTGGTGGTTTAGGTGGAAGCTGGATCGATTT GCCATTATCCACGGGATGCTGTTTGCCTGTGTCTACCTGGTGCTGCAGAAGTGCCAGGTCCTCTCTGAGGGGAAAGGAGAGCCTCTCTTCTCCATAAGAATCTCCAACATCCTACTCCTCATCTCTGTAGTCTCATTCATG ACCTACTCCATATGGGCCAGCAGCTGTAAAAACAAGACCGAGTGCAACGAGATGCATCCCTACATCTCAGGGCTCCAG ATCCTAGCCTTCATCCTAATCAGAAACATTCCCGGATACGCCCGCTCTTTATACAGCTCATTCTTCGCATGGTTTGGGAAGATCTCCCTAGAG CTGTTCATCTGCCAGTACCACATCTGGCTGGCGGCGGACACCAAGGGTATCCTGGTGCTGATCCCAGGCAACCCCTCGCTCAACATCATCCTCAGCACCttcatatttgtgtgtgtggccCATGAGATCTCCCTGATCACCAACGACCTGGCCCAGGTGGCCATCCCCAAGGATGGGGGCGCCCTGCTCAAGAGGCTGCTGGTTGCCGGGGTCTTCACCCTGGGTCTACTTCTGATGTCCAAGAGCGCTGAAGGGAACCAAGGAGAAGGCCACTGA